One window from the genome of Gimesia aquarii encodes:
- a CDS encoding DUF1549 domain-containing protein: protein MPQILMLCGVLFLISGFGATNVLGTPAANVPVDFKEIQIGPHPGEKELLLLRGPDSRQQVFVTGVLASGKLQDLTRNVTYAITHQNIATISSDGYITPHNDGQTQLTVTAKNGKKTSIPISVQGIASPEAINFKNQVVPIFTKLTCNSGGCHGKASGQNGFKLSLLGFYPEDDYEFLVKEGRGRRLFPTSPAESLLLMKGTGVTPHGGGKLIKSDSYEYRLLYRWIEQGMPYGSDQDRTVASIECFPQSRTMGQEAEQQISVIATYSDGSTEDVTRMALFEANDTEMAEVNKTGLVKTLNLSGEVAIMARYQGQVSTFRATIPLGVTIANLPKSRNLIDEAVFNKLKVLGIPPSPVSDDATFMRRVYIDITGSTPTEDEVKVFLADKDPAKRDKLIDRLIDSPAYADYFANKWNMVLRNKKLQPIDIAGTNAFYKWIWNSLYENKPYNEFVGEILSASGEYRQNPAVVWYREVNTVEEQVEDTAQLFLGLRIQCARCHHHPFEKWSQNDYYGLAAFFSRVGTKDPSSGPIGTRGFRDKRIFHKEGTATAKNIRSGENLKPTALGMEPFELSPERDPRVALVQWLSRTDNPFFAKALVNRYWKHFFGRGIVEPEDDMRATNPPANPELLDGLSKHFVESGFDLKELVRAICRSNAYQLSSLPNEHNLKDKQNFSRYYPKRLTAEVLYDVFHQVTNSTQRFSGLPAEAKAIQITDATSAPYFLKVFGQPQADTACECERSQSANLAQSLHLLNSKEVQDKITNGSSRAATLAKDTKRSNEEKIQELYRWVYSRAPQEQEMKFALSYIEKHKAKPQVAYEDIIWALINTKEFLFNH, encoded by the coding sequence ATGCCACAGATCCTTATGCTATGTGGAGTGCTGTTTCTTATCTCTGGTTTCGGTGCAACGAATGTGTTGGGGACGCCGGCTGCCAATGTGCCTGTGGACTTTAAGGAAATCCAGATTGGACCTCATCCGGGTGAGAAAGAATTGCTTTTGTTGAGAGGCCCCGATTCACGCCAGCAAGTTTTTGTGACTGGAGTTTTGGCGAGCGGTAAATTGCAGGACTTGACTCGTAATGTGACTTATGCAATTACGCATCAGAATATTGCTACTATTTCAAGCGATGGTTATATCACACCACATAATGATGGCCAGACTCAACTCACTGTCACTGCAAAAAATGGTAAGAAGACATCGATTCCTATCTCAGTCCAGGGAATCGCATCACCCGAGGCGATCAATTTCAAGAATCAAGTAGTTCCTATATTTACCAAGCTGACTTGTAATAGTGGTGGATGTCACGGAAAAGCCAGCGGACAGAACGGTTTTAAATTGTCACTGCTTGGCTTTTATCCTGAAGATGATTATGAGTTTCTTGTCAAAGAAGGCCGGGGGCGTCGGTTGTTTCCTACGTCCCCCGCAGAAAGTCTCCTTTTGATGAAAGGGACCGGCGTTACTCCACACGGTGGTGGAAAATTGATCAAATCCGATTCCTATGAGTATCGTTTACTTTATCGTTGGATAGAGCAGGGCATGCCTTATGGGAGTGATCAGGATCGCACAGTTGCCTCAATTGAATGTTTTCCTCAGTCAAGAACAATGGGGCAGGAAGCCGAACAGCAGATCTCAGTCATTGCCACTTATTCAGATGGTTCTACGGAAGACGTCACTCGGATGGCTCTATTCGAAGCCAACGACACTGAGATGGCGGAAGTCAATAAAACCGGTTTGGTTAAAACTTTAAACTTATCTGGTGAGGTTGCCATCATGGCCCGTTATCAAGGGCAGGTGTCTACCTTCCGGGCGACGATTCCTCTGGGGGTCACGATTGCGAATCTCCCTAAATCGCGTAATCTGATTGATGAAGCCGTTTTCAATAAGTTGAAGGTTTTAGGAATTCCTCCTTCACCTGTATCCGATGATGCTACATTCATGCGGAGAGTCTATATCGATATTACGGGATCAACACCTACTGAAGACGAAGTGAAAGTATTCCTGGCAGATAAAGATCCCGCGAAACGGGACAAGCTGATTGACCGTTTGATCGACAGTCCCGCTTACGCAGACTATTTTGCCAATAAGTGGAACATGGTTTTACGTAACAAAAAACTTCAACCGATTGATATCGCAGGTACGAATGCTTTTTATAAATGGATTTGGAATAGTCTCTATGAGAATAAACCATACAACGAATTCGTAGGCGAGATTCTTTCTGCATCGGGAGAATATCGACAGAATCCTGCGGTGGTCTGGTATCGTGAAGTCAATACCGTCGAAGAACAAGTGGAAGACACAGCCCAACTATTCCTGGGGCTTCGTATTCAATGTGCTCGTTGTCACCATCATCCCTTTGAGAAGTGGAGCCAGAATGATTATTACGGGTTAGCTGCTTTCTTCAGTCGTGTGGGGACGAAAGATCCCAGCTCTGGACCCATTGGTACAAGAGGTTTTCGTGATAAGCGAATTTTCCATAAAGAAGGTACTGCAACCGCAAAGAATATTCGTTCGGGAGAAAACCTAAAACCAACGGCTCTGGGAATGGAGCCTTTTGAATTAAGCCCGGAACGTGACCCGCGTGTGGCACTCGTGCAGTGGTTGTCTCGAACTGACAACCCGTTCTTTGCCAAAGCGCTGGTTAATCGTTACTGGAAACATTTCTTTGGTCGAGGAATTGTTGAACCCGAAGACGATATGCGGGCTACTAATCCTCCCGCTAATCCGGAACTTTTGGATGGTCTATCAAAACATTTTGTCGAAAGTGGATTCGACTTAAAGGAGCTCGTGCGTGCGATTTGTCGTTCCAATGCCTATCAACTGAGTTCATTGCCCAATGAGCATAACTTGAAAGATAAACAAAACTTCTCACGCTATTATCCCAAGCGACTCACTGCAGAAGTTTTGTATGATGTTTTTCATCAAGTCACGAACTCGACACAACGTTTTTCCGGACTGCCTGCGGAAGCGAAAGCGATTCAAATTACAGATGCAACTTCAGCACCTTATTTTTTGAAAGTCTTTGGACAACCTCAGGCGGATACGGCTTGTGAGTGCGAGCGTTCACAAAGTGCCAACCTTGCTCAAAGTTTACATTTGCTGAACAGTAAGGAAGTACAGGACAAGATCACGAATGGATCCAGCCGCGCTGCAACTCTCGCTAAAGATACCAAGCGGTCAAATGAAGAGAAAATCCAGGAGCTTTATCGTTGGGTGTATTCCCGTGCTCCTCAAGAGCAGGAAATGAAGTTCGCGCTTTCGTACATCGAAAAGCATAAAGCGAAACCACAAGTTGCTTACGAGGATATTATATGGGCTCTGATTAATACCAAAGAATTTTTGTTCAATCACTAA